From a region of the Erinaceus europaeus chromosome 14, mEriEur2.1, whole genome shotgun sequence genome:
- the NKX2-3 gene encoding homeobox protein Nkx-2.3: MMLPSPVTSTPFSVKDILNLEQQQQQQHFHGTHLQADLEHHFHSAPCMLAAAEGTQFSDGAEEEEEEDGEKLSYLNSLAAAAEGHGDSGLCPQSYVHTVLRDACSGPKEHEEESEVVRDRSQKGCQLKKPLEAAGDCKAADEGDRPKPRSRRKPRVLFSQAQVFELERRFKQQRYLSAPEREHLASSLKLTSTQVKIWFQNRRYKCKRQRQDKSLELGAHAPPPPPRRVAVPVLVRDGKPCVTPGAQAYGAPYGVGAQAYSYNSFPAYGYGNSAAAAAAAAAAAAAAAAAYSGSYGCAYPAGGGGGGGASAAATAIQPACSAAGGGPFVNVSGLGGFGGGGGGGGAQPLHQGAAAGAACPQGTLQGIRAW, encoded by the exons ATGATGTTACCAAGCCCGGTCACCTCCACCCCTTTCTCAGTCAAAGACATTCTGaacctggagcagcagcagcagcagcagcacttcCACGGCACGCACTTGCAGGCGGACTTGGAACACCACTTCCACTCCGCACCCTGCATGCTGGCCGCGGCCGAAGGGACGCAGTTTTCGGACGgagcggaggaggaagaggaggaggatggcgAGAAATTGTCCTATTTGAACTCACTAGCCGCAGCAGCCGAAGGCCATGGCGATTCAGGACTCTGTCCCCAAAGCTATGTCCACACGGTCCTTCGAGACGCGTGCAGTGGGCCCAAGGAACATGAAGAAGAGTCCGAGGTCGTGAGGGACCGGAGCCAAA AGGGCTGCCAACTGAAGAAGCCTCTGGAGGCGGCCGGGGACTGCAAGGCGGCAGACGAGGGCGACAGGCCGAAGCCGCGCAGCCGCCGGAAACCCCGGGTGCTCTTCTCGCAAGCGCAGGTCTTCGAGCTGGAGCGCAGGTTCAAGCAGCAACGGTACCTGTCGGCGCCTGAGCGCGAGCACCTCGCCAGCAGCCTGAAGCTCACGTCCACGCAGGTGAAGATCTGGTTCCAGAATCGCAGGTACAAGTGCAAGAGGCAGCGGCAGGACAAGTCCCTGGAGTTGGGCGCGCACGCGCCCCCACCGCCGCCGCGCCGCGTGGCCGTGCCGGTGCTGGTGCGGGACGGCAAGCCGTGCGTCACCCCCGGCGCTCAGGCCTACGGAGCCCCCTACGGCGTGGGCGCCCAAGCCTACTCCTACAACAGCTTCCCAGCCTACGGCTACGGCAactcggccgccgccgccgctgctgccgccgccgccgccgccgccgcggcggCGGCCTACAGCGGCAGCTACGGCTGCGCGTAcccggcgggcggcggcggcggcggcggggcctCCGCGGCGGCCACGGCGATACAGCCCGCCTGCAGCGCGGCCGGCGGCGGCCCCTTTGTGAACGTGAGCGGCCTGGGCGGcttcggcggcggcggcggcggcggcggcgcgcagCCTTTGCACCAGGGAGCCGCGGCCGGGGCGGCGTGCCCGCAGGGCACCTTGCAGGGCATCCGGGCCTGGTAG